One window of the Mycobacteriales bacterium genome contains the following:
- the rpsI gene encoding 30S ribosomal protein S9, whose translation MSETVTEDAIDDVVDDDAATEDDSPAAETSDYSPETTSAPAERKPLVQVGGPSAATGRRKEAIARVRLVPGTGVWTINGRTLDDYFPNKVHQQIVNEPFETLGIPDGYDVLVRVSGGGVSGQAGAVRLGVARALLEVDGARPPLKKAGYLTRDARAKERKKYGLKKARKAPQYSKR comes from the coding sequence GTGAGCGAGACCGTGACCGAGGACGCAATCGACGACGTCGTGGATGACGACGCCGCCACCGAGGACGACAGCCCTGCCGCGGAGACCTCCGACTACTCCCCCGAGACCACGTCGGCGCCCGCCGAGCGCAAGCCCCTCGTGCAGGTCGGCGGCCCGTCGGCGGCCACCGGTCGGCGCAAGGAGGCGATCGCCCGGGTGCGCCTGGTGCCCGGCACCGGCGTGTGGACGATCAACGGCCGCACCCTCGACGACTACTTCCCGAACAAGGTCCACCAGCAGATCGTCAACGAGCCGTTCGAGACGCTCGGCATCCCCGACGGATACGACGTCCTGGTCCGCGTCAGCGGCGGTGGCGTGTCGGGCCAGGCCGGCGCGGTCCGCCTCGGCGTCGCTCGCGCGCTGCTCGAGGTCGACGGGGCCCGCCCGCCGCTGAAGAAGGCCGGGTACCTCACCCGCGACGCGCGGGCGAAGGAACGCAAGAAGTACGGCCTCAAGAAGGCCCGCAAAGCCCCGCAGTACAGCAAGCGCTGA
- the glmM gene encoding phosphoglucosamine mutase → MTLFGTDGVRGVAGVDLTADLARSLASAAVGVLASGVDRPLVVVGRDPRPSGGWLQDAVVDGLTSAGADVALLGVIPTPAVARAIADGLPGRAERPRFGVVVSASHNPAADNGIKLFGAGGRKLAETTEASIESKLGEASSQPSAGSVVADLSDDPSWYVEALLRTLPARLDGLRVLVDCANGAAATVAAAVYGGAGADVTVINTDLSGEHINDRCGATHLAAVADAVRTAGADVGISHDGDADRCLAVDASGTPVDGDVILAILALARQRQGNLPGGRVVVTVMSNLGLHRLMTEHGIVVETTPVGDRHVAERMRVTGAVIGGEQSGHTVLSEHASTGDGLLTGLHLLAALRQANQSLESLAAQFPAYPQVLVNVRVDDVPAALAAVQPVADAVRAELGDDGRVLVRASGTEPLVRVMVEAADAGLARSYAERIAAGIG, encoded by the coding sequence GTGACGCTGTTCGGGACGGACGGCGTTCGCGGCGTTGCGGGCGTCGACCTCACGGCGGATCTCGCGAGATCACTCGCGAGCGCGGCCGTCGGCGTACTCGCCTCCGGCGTCGATCGTCCGCTCGTCGTCGTCGGTCGTGACCCACGGCCCTCCGGCGGCTGGCTGCAGGACGCGGTCGTCGACGGCCTGACCTCGGCCGGCGCGGACGTGGCGTTGCTCGGCGTCATCCCGACGCCGGCGGTTGCGCGTGCGATCGCGGACGGCCTGCCGGGACGAGCCGAGCGGCCGCGGTTCGGCGTCGTCGTCTCGGCCAGCCACAACCCGGCCGCCGACAACGGCATCAAGCTGTTCGGCGCGGGCGGCCGGAAGCTCGCCGAAACGACCGAGGCTTCGATCGAGAGCAAGCTGGGTGAGGCGTCCTCGCAGCCGTCGGCCGGCTCGGTGGTCGCCGACCTCAGCGACGATCCGAGCTGGTACGTCGAGGCCCTCCTTCGGACCTTGCCGGCCCGGCTCGACGGGCTGCGGGTGCTCGTCGACTGCGCCAACGGCGCGGCCGCCACGGTGGCCGCGGCGGTGTACGGCGGGGCCGGCGCCGACGTCACCGTGATCAACACCGACCTGTCCGGCGAGCACATCAACGACCGGTGTGGCGCGACCCACCTTGCCGCGGTGGCAGACGCGGTGAGGACCGCCGGAGCCGACGTCGGCATCTCCCACGACGGCGACGCCGATCGCTGCCTGGCCGTCGACGCTTCGGGCACGCCGGTCGACGGGGACGTGATCCTCGCGATCCTCGCCCTCGCACGGCAGCGCCAGGGCAACCTGCCGGGCGGTCGGGTCGTCGTCACGGTGATGAGCAACCTCGGGCTGCATCGGCTGATGACCGAGCACGGCATCGTCGTCGAGACCACGCCGGTCGGGGACCGCCACGTCGCCGAACGCATGCGCGTGACCGGCGCGGTGATCGGCGGCGAGCAGTCCGGCCACACGGTGCTGTCCGAGCATGCCTCGACCGGTGACGGCCTGCTGACCGGCCTGCACTTGCTGGCCGCACTGCGTCAGGCCAACCAGTCGCTCGAGTCGCTGGCGGCCCAGTTCCCGGCGTACCCGCAGGTGCTGGTCAACGTCCGGGTCGACGACGTACCCGCTGCCCTGGCGGCAGTCCAACCCGTGGCGGACGCGGTCCGGGCCGAGCTCGGCGACGACGGGCGGGTGCTGGTGCGAGCCAGCGGCACCGAGCCGCTCGTGCGCGTCATGGTCGAGGCGGCCGACGCCGGGCTAGCGCGTTCGTACGCCGAGCGGATCGCGGCGGGAATCGGATGA
- a CDS encoding glycoside hydrolase family 3 N-terminal domain-containing protein translates to MRRRLVAAVVLGLGVATVGTAAAHPVRTHAVRTQPGPVAPSPGAQALARYASMSPAQRVGQLFMAGVSSTGPSSSALTALAAHHVGNVILVGNSSAGIAGTAGVTGELSAALSVRGVKPFVSTDQEGGEVQRLSGPGFSNMPTALAQGRLAPSTLQRRAQTWGEQLAAAGVSVNLAPDADTVPAGHPRANPPIGRYDREFGDTPTVVASHAAAVVRGEDRGGVDVTVKHFPGLGRANGNTDLRRHVTDPTGPHSPYLSPFQAGIDAGAPFVMVSLATYPNIDPGRPACFSPAVITGLLRRALGFTGIVISDSFHAKAVRAVPPGEAAVRFFRAGGTMLLDTQRSPVYAMERAVRARVESDAGFAAVVKADVLTVLQAKAAAGLL, encoded by the coding sequence ATGAGACGCCGACTGGTCGCGGCGGTTGTGCTCGGCCTCGGTGTCGCGACCGTCGGCACGGCCGCTGCGCATCCGGTGCGAACCCACGCGGTGCGGACCCAGCCCGGCCCGGTCGCGCCGTCACCCGGTGCCCAGGCACTCGCGAGGTACGCGTCGATGTCGCCCGCCCAGCGGGTTGGGCAGCTGTTCATGGCAGGGGTCAGCTCGACCGGTCCCTCGTCGAGCGCGCTGACGGCGCTGGCAGCGCACCACGTCGGCAACGTGATCCTGGTCGGCAACTCCTCAGCCGGCATCGCGGGCACCGCCGGCGTCACCGGGGAGCTCTCCGCCGCGCTGAGCGTCCGCGGCGTCAAACCGTTCGTCTCCACCGATCAGGAGGGTGGCGAGGTCCAGCGGCTGTCCGGCCCGGGCTTCTCGAACATGCCGACCGCCCTTGCGCAGGGCCGGCTGGCGCCGTCGACGCTGCAGCGCCGCGCACAGACGTGGGGCGAGCAGCTGGCAGCCGCCGGCGTGAGCGTCAACCTCGCGCCGGACGCGGACACTGTGCCTGCCGGACACCCCCGCGCGAACCCGCCCATCGGCCGCTACGACCGCGAGTTCGGCGACACGCCGACCGTCGTCGCCTCGCACGCCGCCGCAGTGGTGCGCGGTGAGGACCGCGGCGGCGTCGACGTCACCGTCAAGCACTTCCCCGGGCTCGGCCGGGCGAACGGAAACACCGACCTACGCCGCCACGTCACCGACCCGACCGGCCCGCACAGCCCCTACCTCTCGCCGTTTCAGGCCGGGATCGATGCGGGCGCGCCGTTCGTCATGGTGTCGCTCGCGACGTACCCGAACATCGACCCGGGCCGTCCGGCGTGCTTCTCCCCGGCGGTGATCACCGGCCTGCTGCGCCGTGCGCTCGGCTTCACCGGCATCGTCATCTCCGACAGCTTCCACGCGAAGGCGGTCCGTGCGGTGCCGCCGGGCGAGGCAGCGGTGCGCTTCTTCCGCGCGGGCGGCACCATGCTGCTCGACACCCAGCGCTCGCCGGTCTACGCGATGGAGCGGGCGGTACGCGCGAGGGTCGAGTCCGACGCGGGATTCGCCGCCGTCGTCAAGGCCGATGTGCTGACGGTGCTGCAGGCAAAGGCCGCCGCCGGCCTGCTCTAG
- a CDS encoding DUF2461 domain-containing protein has protein sequence MTFAGIPVAALDFYEDLENDNSKSFWTANKAVYDEQVKAPILELMAAVAGEFGEGKLFRPYRDIRFAKDKTPYKTHQGVWFDDSRRYLQVSAAGLFVGGGYWHTTSEQVGRLRRAVADDRTGPDLEAAIGAVSKAGLRVHGEQLTRVPAGYDKEHPRADLLRYKSLTCHREFGCPAWLSTKRAQTEVVKAWRAMNPVVDWLDRHVGTD, from the coding sequence ATGACCTTCGCGGGCATTCCGGTCGCGGCGCTGGACTTCTACGAGGACCTCGAGAACGACAACTCGAAGTCGTTCTGGACCGCCAACAAGGCGGTGTACGACGAGCAGGTCAAGGCGCCGATCCTCGAGCTGATGGCCGCCGTCGCCGGCGAGTTCGGAGAGGGCAAGTTGTTCCGCCCGTACCGGGACATCAGGTTCGCCAAGGACAAGACGCCGTACAAGACCCACCAGGGCGTCTGGTTCGACGACAGCCGCCGCTATCTACAGGTGTCGGCCGCCGGCCTGTTCGTCGGTGGCGGCTACTGGCACACCACGTCCGAGCAGGTCGGGCGCCTTCGACGGGCCGTCGCCGACGACCGGACCGGACCCGACCTCGAGGCGGCGATCGGCGCGGTGTCGAAGGCCGGCTTGCGCGTCCACGGCGAGCAGCTCACCCGGGTGCCCGCGGGCTACGACAAGGAGCACCCGCGGGCCGACCTGCTGCGCTACAAGTCGCTGACCTGCCACAGGGAGTTCGGCTGCCCGGCGTGGCTTTCCACCAAGCGGGCGCAGACCGAGGTCGTGAAGGCGTGGCGAGCGATGAACCCGGTCGTCGACTGGCTCGACCGCCACGTCGGGACGGACTAG
- a CDS encoding SigE family RNA polymerase sigma factor, with product MTEADESAFRAYAVARRPALRRTAYLMCGDWHQADDLVQTTLTKLFVAWKRLRSDEQPDAYVRRILTRCYLDERRRPWRREAPFEVLEDQAAPEQLGVEHLELRDALDRLPARQRATVVLRFWADASVIETAEALGCSEGTVKSQTARALSTLRSLLADPVLAEEMS from the coding sequence ATGACTGAGGCGGACGAGTCCGCGTTTCGCGCGTACGCCGTCGCGCGTCGGCCTGCGCTGCGGCGCACCGCCTACCTGATGTGCGGCGACTGGCATCAGGCGGACGACCTGGTCCAGACCACGCTGACGAAGCTGTTCGTCGCCTGGAAGCGGCTGCGCAGCGACGAGCAGCCCGACGCCTACGTCCGGCGCATCCTCACCCGCTGCTACCTCGACGAACGTCGCCGTCCGTGGCGACGGGAGGCACCCTTCGAGGTGCTCGAGGACCAGGCCGCACCCGAGCAGCTCGGGGTCGAGCACCTGGAGCTGCGAGACGCACTCGACCGGCTGCCGGCGCGACAGCGCGCCACCGTCGTCCTTCGCTTCTGGGCGGACGCCTCCGTCATCGAGACCGCGGAAGCGCTCGGCTGCAGCGAAGGAACCGTCAAGAGCCAGACCGCCCGCGCCCTTTCCACGCTGCGTTCGCTGCTCGCGGACCCGGTACTCGCTGAGGAGATGTCATGA